From the Manihot esculenta cultivar AM560-2 chromosome 3, M.esculenta_v8, whole genome shotgun sequence genome, one window contains:
- the LOC110611031 gene encoding uncharacterized protein At4g04980 isoform X1, with the protein MEDLYRLCLEALPNIPISDIKGTAIHKKVAYFFKALKSIRDSWSMSHKCLAKYGLDKFSNMNSTNVEQLVDIVVFATLDSVIKAAAELFDKLEDEELNEDYTQQPGKSTESHPCNKSTSLAAENYARTAVSPDISNSPPRPPPRPPPPGVQVCQKSSILPQSKEEVKAVNTGVIESRLQKSNGTEDVTGETGIPKSAPPPPVMPPRGSKPTATPVKKGFGPPPPPPIGGKSLLQRKAVSKLKRSTQMPSLFQILKEKMEGSNLTIKSSSVRTKQLGGSSGGREGMSATLAELSKRSTYFLQIQEDIQKYAKSIFELKAAINSFQTNDMVKLLKFRNHFESILGVLTDESQVLAKFEDFPTQKLETLRAAAALYSKLETIVATLKNWEIVPPLSKLLDKVECYIRKIKVQVDAFERNKDEESKKFKSHNIEFDFLMFTRVKESVIDLSSGCMELALKERREAKTNGNGKTGATEGKMKDSGRLLWRVFRLAFQAYSFAGGQDDHSTKLANELANEILVNSQ; encoded by the exons ATGGAGGATCTCTATAGGTTGTGCCTAGAAGCCTTGCCAAACATTCCAATTTCAGATATTAAAGGAACTGCTATTCATAAG aaagttGCATATTTCTTCAAGGCATTAAAATCTATCAGAGACTCGTGGAGTATGAGTCACAAGTGCTTGGCCAAATATGGTTTGGATAAATTTAGTAATATGAACAGCACAAATGTAGAGCAACTGG TTGATATAGTAGTGTTTGCAACACTTGACTCTGTGATTAAGGCAGCAGCAGAACTGTTTGATAAGCTGGAAGATGAAGAGTTGAATGAGGATTACACCCAACAACCCGGCAAATCAACAGAGTCCCATCCCTGCAACAAATCTACTTCTCTTGCTGCCGAAAATTATGCTCGTACTGCAGTGTCTCCAGATATTTCCAACTCTCCGCCTCGTCCTCCGCCTCGTCCTCCGCCTCCTGGAGTTCAGGTTTGTCAGAAATCTAGCATCTTGCCACAGAGCAAAGAAGAGGTGAAAGCAGTAAACACCGGCGTAATTGAATCTCGCCTGCAGAAAAGCAACGGCACGGAAGATGTAACCGGTGAAACTGGCATCCCAAAAAGTGCTCCCCCACCACCTGTCATGCCTCCAAGAGGATCGAAACCAACTGCAACGCCAGTCAAAAAGGGTTTTGGGCCCCCTCCACCTCCCCCTATTGGTGGTAAATCTCTACTTCAAAGAAAAGCCGTTTCAAAATTGAAGAGATCCACCCAGATGCCCAGCCTGTTTCAGATACTGAAGGAAAAGATGGAAGGATCTAATCTGACTATTAAATCATCAAGTGTGAGAACGAAACAACTTGGCGGTTCTAGTGGTGGAAGGGAAGGAATGTCTGCCACGCTAGCAGAATTGTCAAAAAG ATCAACATACTTTCTACAAATTCAAGAAGATATTCAGAAGTATGCAAAATCGATCTTTGAGTTGAAGGCAGCCATCAATTCTTTTCAAACAAATGACATGGTAAAGCTACTGAAGTTCCGAAACCACTTTGAATCCATTCTTGGAGTCCTAACTGATGAATCTCAG GTGCTAGCAAAGTTTGAAGATTTTCCCACACAGAAGTTGGAAACATTAAGGGCAGCAGCTGCACTGTACTCAAAATTAGAAACTATAGTTGCTACCTTGAAGAATTGGGAGATAGTGCCTCCATTGTCAAAGCTTTTGGATAAGGTCGAGTGCTATATCAGAAAG ATCAAAGTACAGGTGGATGCATTTGAACGAAATAAGGATGAGGAATCCAAAAAATTTAAGAGCCATAATATTGAGTTTGACTTCCTTATGTTTACAAGGGTAAAAGAATCAGTGATAGATCTTTCCTCTGGCTGTATGGAACTAGCACTGAAG GAAAGGAGAGAAGCAAAAACAAACGGGAATGGAAAAACTGGAGCCACAGAAGGGAAAATGAAAGACAGTGGTAGATTGCTTTGGAGAGTTTTTCG
- the LOC110611031 gene encoding uncharacterized protein At4g04980 isoform X2: MEDLYRLCLEALPNIPISDIKGTAIHKKVAYFFKALKSIRDSWSMSHKCLAKYGLDKFSNMNSTNVEQLVVFATLDSVIKAAAELFDKLEDEELNEDYTQQPGKSTESHPCNKSTSLAAENYARTAVSPDISNSPPRPPPRPPPPGVQVCQKSSILPQSKEEVKAVNTGVIESRLQKSNGTEDVTGETGIPKSAPPPPVMPPRGSKPTATPVKKGFGPPPPPPIGGKSLLQRKAVSKLKRSTQMPSLFQILKEKMEGSNLTIKSSSVRTKQLGGSSGGREGMSATLAELSKRSTYFLQIQEDIQKYAKSIFELKAAINSFQTNDMVKLLKFRNHFESILGVLTDESQVLAKFEDFPTQKLETLRAAAALYSKLETIVATLKNWEIVPPLSKLLDKVECYIRKIKVQVDAFERNKDEESKKFKSHNIEFDFLMFTRVKESVIDLSSGCMELALKERREAKTNGNGKTGATEGKMKDSGRLLWRVFRLAFQAYSFAGGQDDHSTKLANELANEILVNSQ; encoded by the exons ATGGAGGATCTCTATAGGTTGTGCCTAGAAGCCTTGCCAAACATTCCAATTTCAGATATTAAAGGAACTGCTATTCATAAG aaagttGCATATTTCTTCAAGGCATTAAAATCTATCAGAGACTCGTGGAGTATGAGTCACAAGTGCTTGGCCAAATATGGTTTGGATAAATTTAGTAATATGAACAGCACAAATGTAGAGCAACTGG TAGTGTTTGCAACACTTGACTCTGTGATTAAGGCAGCAGCAGAACTGTTTGATAAGCTGGAAGATGAAGAGTTGAATGAGGATTACACCCAACAACCCGGCAAATCAACAGAGTCCCATCCCTGCAACAAATCTACTTCTCTTGCTGCCGAAAATTATGCTCGTACTGCAGTGTCTCCAGATATTTCCAACTCTCCGCCTCGTCCTCCGCCTCGTCCTCCGCCTCCTGGAGTTCAGGTTTGTCAGAAATCTAGCATCTTGCCACAGAGCAAAGAAGAGGTGAAAGCAGTAAACACCGGCGTAATTGAATCTCGCCTGCAGAAAAGCAACGGCACGGAAGATGTAACCGGTGAAACTGGCATCCCAAAAAGTGCTCCCCCACCACCTGTCATGCCTCCAAGAGGATCGAAACCAACTGCAACGCCAGTCAAAAAGGGTTTTGGGCCCCCTCCACCTCCCCCTATTGGTGGTAAATCTCTACTTCAAAGAAAAGCCGTTTCAAAATTGAAGAGATCCACCCAGATGCCCAGCCTGTTTCAGATACTGAAGGAAAAGATGGAAGGATCTAATCTGACTATTAAATCATCAAGTGTGAGAACGAAACAACTTGGCGGTTCTAGTGGTGGAAGGGAAGGAATGTCTGCCACGCTAGCAGAATTGTCAAAAAG ATCAACATACTTTCTACAAATTCAAGAAGATATTCAGAAGTATGCAAAATCGATCTTTGAGTTGAAGGCAGCCATCAATTCTTTTCAAACAAATGACATGGTAAAGCTACTGAAGTTCCGAAACCACTTTGAATCCATTCTTGGAGTCCTAACTGATGAATCTCAG GTGCTAGCAAAGTTTGAAGATTTTCCCACACAGAAGTTGGAAACATTAAGGGCAGCAGCTGCACTGTACTCAAAATTAGAAACTATAGTTGCTACCTTGAAGAATTGGGAGATAGTGCCTCCATTGTCAAAGCTTTTGGATAAGGTCGAGTGCTATATCAGAAAG ATCAAAGTACAGGTGGATGCATTTGAACGAAATAAGGATGAGGAATCCAAAAAATTTAAGAGCCATAATATTGAGTTTGACTTCCTTATGTTTACAAGGGTAAAAGAATCAGTGATAGATCTTTCCTCTGGCTGTATGGAACTAGCACTGAAG GAAAGGAGAGAAGCAAAAACAAACGGGAATGGAAAAACTGGAGCCACAGAAGGGAAAATGAAAGACAGTGGTAGATTGCTTTGGAGAGTTTTTCG